One window from the genome of Toxotes jaculatrix isolate fToxJac2 chromosome 17, fToxJac2.pri, whole genome shotgun sequence encodes:
- the si:ch211-266o15.1 gene encoding zinc finger MYM-type protein 4 isoform X2, with protein MADSEDFRIKRLKHDERLSRVFDEVMGLGDFADSSRGSATSSRSGGQDETKGVDETSGQEEHQQVEEEDSNGSRQEEKMDEGIGESSFPRISSPSSGHHSSFTMRTNEGGGGSGGAAFDDALDGLPSYGPEEDDEDWHFALPVGSLEDVNVGKGNRKRKQAGEENNISRDDPFAGEPRGEEEEREREGSIASANTSHSSQDHTPDNSRDGGVNQAEETEDSQQGERSEAAPVEDSNPPVSPSNPPVSPSINIKEEPIDEGYDAALLPQSSIRQIKEELEHQEEELRISSVYSVGGTNTFVPPTVPAAVPAPPPAAIFIPGRGAVLQAMAPLPVRPPAPIPSALQALALVPPRPPQPPGPGSVRCSGCSKVLLKGQTAFQRKGSTQLFCSTVCLTGHLPPAKNKSCFQCNREILQPRDMITIPADDSTYMHFCGQFCLSVFRHKKKLTDKVPDKWTDKRQERKPEKPPEKPVERQAEKPICSVCRVTNRIEHEVTHQGRLHRLCSDACFVTWRKMRQLAMNCCEGCGLYCNSNSGSCQTLTIERSQLNFCGPTCIGTYKQTCRKMVECAYCHKIAVVSSTIMERDQRGKVQLYCSPACVEQSRPPRHTLTGTPFPCCLCKVSAVPQYHLAMVDGTIRNFCSYDCVSIYRKSGHPSQPDLTNGTSSLRDPSIRDAPKPGPSAGASSVPPIPQENSSSVPYPGHHPSHTSVPPLVPPYPAMSSPSVPGQVQARAPTGQPLKPTEGGLSDASKLTCHQCSKQFSTKPLLFSQQGRISMFCSKICCELYKTQKNILALCESCKQEKVAFDIISYNQQDLVFCSESCKLLFKHDLTSRNKDHPWRPCTYCSGIGQKMLHSHYGGRIEEFCRPHCMSQYTVLYYGMGRCDSCRKQGYMTEKLQCLGSVRNFCNLPCLLQYCYQHFETSPHTSSNGTGTAPQTPYAPAQPHHSSKMNPVIADVVSLASGSATQPSVSADTALTGALPTSNVDGKNLDHASTQTDAMRVPVSRRRQMKNKSVLCRPFTMDQESMCQLPTPSTESAALSLSVSTSSAGEENVKVVMVPVPIPVFIPVPMNMYSQHTPVPLAMPMPVPVPMVVPPQKKDTRDAAVQSEPSAVKEEKQNDGPVSSADQSTSDSGDIKPQVVAPIIREDEDTQKQANLPFTTSLEGSTESADPQLDAQPGSTTTNDPPTTSAEDQPPSSPLMDLETDFPCESLGQKSSAPQRGVKRPRESFSGRKRGRRRTASLDRSAVVTPPPSKLNHLYGVKAWKSWVQQRNKQPRESVANLVDIKEDILQCDSAELSFALSRFIREVRRPNGETYSPDSIFYLCLGIQQVHTNVSLVSILIFCDCVSLCDPLILFCVPLFGQYLFMKGRIENIFTDELYSQFASEITGMLRLWKPKLLPNGSVVSSRVEESYLWECKQLGAYSPIVLLNTLLFFCTKKFRFTTLAQHQSLSFVNFTRRSKACSRAGKVHYLQYQRSSSATTGREDTERPRKRQAEKDGDMEMQANVTNPLHCPVRLYEFYLSRCPESVKKRTDVFYLQPEQNVHTHSSHWYTSQPLEGTTLQSMLTRILAVREVQQEQEAAQHQSSATTDDNSLQ; from the exons ATGGCGGACTCTGAGGACTTTAGAATTAAACGGTTAAAG CATGACGAGCGCTTGTCCAGAGTCTTTGACGAAGTGATGGGGCTGGGAGACTTCGCTGACTCCTCCAGGGGCTCTGCCACCTCCTCCAGGAGTGGAGGTCAGGATGAGACAAAAGGAGTAGATGAAACTTCAGGACAAGAGGAACACCAACaggtagaagaagaagatagcaatggcagcagacaggaagaaaagatgGATGAGGGGATAGGAGAGTCATCCTTTCCTCGCatttcctccccttcctctggTCACCACTCTTCATTTACCATGAGAACcaatgaaggaggaggaggaagtggaggggCAGCCTTTGATGACGCACTGGATGGGCTTCCTTCGTACGGGCcagaagaagatgatgaagacTGGCACTTTGCCCTGCCAGTGGGATCCCTGGAGGATGTCAATGTGGGcaagggaaacagaaaaagaaaacaagcaggagaggagaacaaCATAAGTCGAGACGACCCCTTTGCCGGTGAGcccagaggggaggaggaggagcgagagagggaaggaagcaTTGCGTCTGCTAACACCTCCCACTCCTCCCAGGACCACACACCAGACAACAGCCGAG ATGGAGGCGTGAAccaggcagaggagacagaagacagcCAGCAGGGAGAG AGGTCAGAAGCAGCTCCTGTGGAGGACAGTAATCCTCCAGTGTCTCCCAGTAATCCTCCAGTGTCTCCCAGTATCAATATTAAAGAGGAGCCCATTGATGAGGGCTACGACGCTGCGTTACTGCCTCAGAGCTCCATCAGACAGATCAAAGAGGAACTGGAGCATCAGGAG GAGGAGCTGAGAATCAGCTCTGTCTACTCTGTAGGAGGAACAAACACCTTTGTCCCCCCTACTG TGCCTGCGGCAGTCCCAGCCCCCCCTCCAGCAGCCATTTTTATCCCAGGTAGAGGTGCTGTCCTACAAGCTATGGCTCCCCTTCCCGTCAGACCACCAGCTCCAATCCCGAGTGCACTGCAAGCTCTGGCACTAGTGCCCCCACGTCCACCTCAGCCTCCTGGTCCTGGCAGTGTTCGCTGCAGTGGATGCTCTAAG GTTCTGCTGAAAGGCCAAACAGCGTTCCAAAGAAAAGGTTCGACGCAGCTCTTCTGCTCCACGGTCTGCCTGACCGGGCATCTGCCTCCAGCCAAGAACAAATCCTGTTTTCAGTGCAACAG GGAGATCCTTCAGCCCAGAGACATGATCACGATTCCAGCAGACGACAGCACCTACATGCACTTTTGTGGCCagttctgtctttctgtctttagaCACAAGAAGAAACTTACTGACAAGGTTCCTGACAAATGGACCGACAAACGACAGGAGAGGAAGCCTGAGAAGCCACCTGAGAAACCAGTGGAGCGACAGGCTGAAAAACCCATTTGCAGTGTCTGCAGAGTCACCAATAGG ATTGAACATGAGGTCACCCATCAAGGCCGCCTGCACAGACTCTGCAGTGATGCCTGTTTTGTAACATGGCGCAAGATGCGTCAGTTAGCCATGAACTGCTGCGAGGGCTGTGGACTTTACTGTAACAGCAACTCAGGCTCCTGTCAGACGCTCACGATCGAAAGATCTCAGCTCAACTTTTGTGGTCCTACCTGCATAGGCACCTACAAACAG ACCTGCAGGAAGATGGTCGAGTGTGCCTACTGTCACAAAATCGCGGTAGTGTCCTCCACCATCATGGAACGAGACCAAAGGGGCAAAGTTCAACTTTATTGTTCACCTGCTTGTGTGGAGCAGAGCCGACCCCCCCGACATACTCTCACTG GTACTCCATTTCCATGCTGCCTGTGCAAGGTGTCAGCTGTTCCTCAGTACCATCTGGCCATGGTGGACGGGACTATTCGTAACTTCTGCTCCTATGACTGTGTCTCTATATACAGG AAGTCCGGTCACCCCTCTCAGCCAGACCTGACCAATGGAACCTCCTCTCTCAGGGACCCCTCCATCAGAGATGCACCCAAACCAGGGCCCTCTGCCGGAGCCAGCTCAGTCCCTCCCATCCCTCAGGAGAACTCGTCTTCAGTCCCCTACCCGGGCCATCATCCCAGTCATACCTCAGTGCCCCCACTGGTGCCTCCCTACCCAGCcatgtcctctccctctgtcccagGGCAAGTCCAGGCCAGAGCTCCCACTGGTCAACCCCTGAAACCAACAGAGGGTGGGCTCAGTGACGCCTCCAAACTGACCTGTCACCAGTGCAGCAAACAGTTCAGCACCAAGCCGCTGCTATTCAGTCAGCAA gGCCGTATTTCTATGTTCTGCAGTAAGATCTGCTGTGAACTGTATAAAACCCAGAAAAATATCCTGGCGCTGTGTGAGTCCTGTAAACAGGAGAAGGTCGCATTTGACATCATCAGCTACAACCAACAGGACCTGGTCTTCTGCAGTGAAA GCTgtaagctgctcttcaaacatGACTTGACCTCTCGTAACAAGGATCATCCCTGGCGTCCCTGCACATACTGCTCTGGCATCGGCCAAAAGATGCTGCACAGCCACTATGGAGGCAGGATTGAGGAGTTCTGTAGACCCCACTGCATGTCCCAGTACACTGTACTCTACTATGGA ATGGGGAGATGTGACAGTTGTAGGAAACAGGGCTACATGACGGAGAAGCTGCAGTGTTTGGGCTCAGTCCGTAACTTCTGCAACCTGCCCTGCCTTCTACAGTACTGCTACCAGCATTTTGAAACAAGCCCACACACCAGCAGTAACGGTACTGGAACAGCGCCACAGACACCATATG CTCCAGCCCAGCCCCACCACTCCTCAAAGATGAATCCTGTCATAGCTGATGTCGTCTCACTGGCCAGTGGCTCTGCCACTCAGCCCAGTGTGTCAGCAGATACTGCTCTGACTG GAGCACTTCCAACCTCCAACGTTGATGGCAAGAACCTTGACCAT GCCAGTACTCAGACTGATGCCATGCGTGTGCCTGTGTCCCGTCGACGGCAAATGAAGAACAAGTCGGTTCTGTGTCGACCCTTCACTATGGACCAAGAAAGCATGTGCCAGCTGCCCACACCTTCCACTGAATCAGCAG ctctgtctctgtccgtctctACGTCctcagcaggagaggagaatgtgAAGGTGGTGATGGTACCAGTCCCAATACCGGTCTTCATTCCAGTGCCTATGAACATGTACTCCCAGCACACTCCTGTTCCATTGGCTATGCCCATGCCT GTTCCTGTACCCATGGTAGTACCACCACAGAAGAAGGACACGAGAGATGCAGCTGTCCAATCAGAGCCTTCGGCtgtgaaggaagaaaaacagaatgatgGGCCTGTTTCCAGTGCAG ACCAGAGTACTTCTGATAGTGGAGACATTAAGCCACAAGTGGTCGCTCCCATAATCCGTGAAGATGAGGATACTCAAAAACAAGCCAACCTGCCTTTTACTACAAGTTTAGAGGGGAGCACAGAGTCTGCTGATCCCCAACTTGATGCTCAGCCAGGGAGCACGACGACAAACGACCCACCTACCACCAGTGCCGAGGAtcagcctccctcctctccattgATGGACTTGGAGACTGACTTCCCATGTG aATCATTGGGTCAGAAGTCATCTGCTCCACAGCGAGGGGTAAAGAGACCCAGAGAAAGTTTCTCCGGCCGGAAACGG GGTCGAAGGCGGACTGCTTCACTGGACCGCAGTGCAGTGGTGACTCCGCCCCCCTCCAAACTGAACCACCTGTATGGGGTTAAAGCCTGGAAGAGCTGGGTCCAACAACGCAACAAACAGCCACGAGAAT CTGTAGCTAATCTCGTGGATATTAAAGAAGACATCCTTCAATGTGACTCTGCTGAGCTGAGCTTTGCTCTGTCTCGCTTCATCAGAGAAGTGAGACGGCCCAATGGAGAAACCTACAGCCCGGACAGCATCTTCTACCTCTGTCTGGGGATACAACAGGTCCACACAAACGTGTCACTGGTTTCCATCTTGATTTTTTGTGactgtgtttctctttgtgaCCCACTCATCCTCTTCTGTGTCCCTCTCTTTGGACAGTATCTCTTCATGAAGGGCCGCATAGAGAACATCTTTACTGACGAGCTCTACAGTCAGTTTGCAAGTGAGATCACAGGGATGCTGCGACTCTGGAAGCCTAAATTACTACCTAATG GCAGCGTTGTTTCCTCTCGTGTTGAAGAGTCCTACCTGTGGGAGTGTAAGCAGCTGGGCGCCTACTCACCCATAGTGTTGCTCAACACGCTGCTCTTCTTCTGCACCAAAAAATTCCGCTTCACGACCCTGGCGCAACACCAAAGTCTCTCCTTTGTCAACTTCACTCGACGCTCCAAAGCCTGCAGCCGAGCCGGCAAAGTCCACTACCTCCAGTACCAGAGAAGCAGCTCTGCCACGACCGGCCGGGAAGACACAG AGCGACCCAGAAAAAGGCAGGCGGAGAAAGACGGAGACATGGAGATGCAAGCAAATGTCACCAACCCTCTTCACTGTCCTGTCAGACTCTATGAGTTCTACCTCTCTAGATG CCCAGAGTCAGTGAAGAAGAGAACGGATGTGTTTTACCTCCAGCCTGAACagaatgtgcacacacacag TTCACACTGGTACACCTCTCAGCCGTTAGAGGGAACCACTCTTCAGAGCATGCTCACACGCATCCTGGCTGTCAGAGAGGTTCAGCAGGAACAGGAAGCAGCCCAGCACCAGTCCTCGGCCACCACTGATGATAACAGCTTGCAGTGA
- the si:ch211-266o15.1 gene encoding zinc finger MYM-type protein 4 isoform X4, with product MADSEDFRIKRLKHDERLSRVFDEVMGLGDFADSSRGSATSSRSGGQDETKGVDETSGQEEHQQVEEEDSNGSRQEEKMDEGIGESSFPRISSPSSGHHSSFTMRTNEGGGGSGGAAFDDALDGLPSYGPEEDDEDWHFALPVGSLEDVNVGKGNRKRKQAGEENNISRDDPFAGEPRGEEEEREREGSIASANTSHSSQDHTPDNSRDGGVNQAEETEDSQQGERSEAAPVEDSNPPVSPSNPPVSPSINIKEEPIDEGYDAALLPQSSIRQIKEELEHQEEELRISSVYSVGGTNTFVPPTVPAAVPAPPPAAIFIPGRGAVLQAMAPLPVRPPAPIPSALQALALVPPRPPQPPGPGSVRCSGCSKVLLKGQTAFQRKGSTQLFCSTVCLTGHLPPAKNKSCFQCNREILQPRDMITIPADDSTYMHFCGQFCLSVFRHKKKLTDKVPDKWTDKRQERKPEKPPEKPVERQAEKPICSVCRVTNRQIEHEVTHQGRLHRLCSDACFVTWRKMRQLAMNCCEGCGLYCNSNSGSCQTLTIERSQLNFCGPTCIGTYKQTCRKMVECAYCHKIAVVSSTIMERDQRGKVQLYCSPACVEQSRPPRHTLTGTPFPCCLCKVSAVPQYHLAMVDGTIRNFCSYDCVSIYRKSGHPSQPDLTNGTSSLRDPSIRDAPKPGPSAGASSVPPIPQENSSSVPYPGHHPSHTSVPPLVPPYPAMSSPSVPGQVQARAPTGQPLKPTEGGLSDASKLTCHQCSKQFSTKPLLFSQQGRISMFCSKICCELYKTQKNILALCESCKQEKVAFDIISYNQQDLVFCSESCKLLFKHDLTSRNKDHPWRPCTYCSGIGQKMLHSHYGGRIEEFCRPHCMSQYTVLYYGMGRCDSCRKQGYMTEKLQCLGSVRNFCNLPCLLQYCYQHFETSPHTSSNGTGTAPQTPYAPAQPHHSSKMNPVIADVVSLASGSATQPSVSADTALTGALPTSNVDGKNLDHASTQTDAMRVPVSRRRQMKNKSVLCRPFTMDQESMCQLPTPSTESAALSLSVSTSSAGEENVKVVMVPVPIPVFIPVPMNMYSQHTPVPLAMPMPVPVPMVVPPQKKDTRDAAVQSEPSAVKEEKQNDGPVSSADQSTSDSGDIKPQVVAPIIREDEDTQKQANLPFTTSLEGSTESADPQLDAQPGSTTTNDPPTTSAEDQPPSSPLMDLETDFPCESLGQKSSAPQRGVKRPRESFSGRKRGRRRTASLDRSAVVTPPPSKLNHLYGVKAWKSWVQQRNKQPRESVANLVDIKEDILQCDSAELSFALSRFIREVRRPNGETYSPDSIFYLCLGIQQYLFMKGRIENIFTDELYSQFASEITGMLRLWKPKLLPNGSVVSSRVEESYLWECKQLGAYSPIVLLNTLLFFCTKKFRFTTLAQHQSLSFVNFTRRSKACSRAGKVHYLQYQRSSSATTGREDTERPRKRQAEKDGDMEMQANVTNPLHCPVRLYEFYLSRCPESVKKRTDVFYLQPEQNVHTHSSHWYTSQPLEGTTLQSMLTRILAVREVQQEQEAAQHQSSATTDDNSLQ from the exons ATGGCGGACTCTGAGGACTTTAGAATTAAACGGTTAAAG CATGACGAGCGCTTGTCCAGAGTCTTTGACGAAGTGATGGGGCTGGGAGACTTCGCTGACTCCTCCAGGGGCTCTGCCACCTCCTCCAGGAGTGGAGGTCAGGATGAGACAAAAGGAGTAGATGAAACTTCAGGACAAGAGGAACACCAACaggtagaagaagaagatagcaatggcagcagacaggaagaaaagatgGATGAGGGGATAGGAGAGTCATCCTTTCCTCGCatttcctccccttcctctggTCACCACTCTTCATTTACCATGAGAACcaatgaaggaggaggaggaagtggaggggCAGCCTTTGATGACGCACTGGATGGGCTTCCTTCGTACGGGCcagaagaagatgatgaagacTGGCACTTTGCCCTGCCAGTGGGATCCCTGGAGGATGTCAATGTGGGcaagggaaacagaaaaagaaaacaagcaggagaggagaacaaCATAAGTCGAGACGACCCCTTTGCCGGTGAGcccagaggggaggaggaggagcgagagagggaaggaagcaTTGCGTCTGCTAACACCTCCCACTCCTCCCAGGACCACACACCAGACAACAGCCGAG ATGGAGGCGTGAAccaggcagaggagacagaagacagcCAGCAGGGAGAG AGGTCAGAAGCAGCTCCTGTGGAGGACAGTAATCCTCCAGTGTCTCCCAGTAATCCTCCAGTGTCTCCCAGTATCAATATTAAAGAGGAGCCCATTGATGAGGGCTACGACGCTGCGTTACTGCCTCAGAGCTCCATCAGACAGATCAAAGAGGAACTGGAGCATCAGGAG GAGGAGCTGAGAATCAGCTCTGTCTACTCTGTAGGAGGAACAAACACCTTTGTCCCCCCTACTG TGCCTGCGGCAGTCCCAGCCCCCCCTCCAGCAGCCATTTTTATCCCAGGTAGAGGTGCTGTCCTACAAGCTATGGCTCCCCTTCCCGTCAGACCACCAGCTCCAATCCCGAGTGCACTGCAAGCTCTGGCACTAGTGCCCCCACGTCCACCTCAGCCTCCTGGTCCTGGCAGTGTTCGCTGCAGTGGATGCTCTAAG GTTCTGCTGAAAGGCCAAACAGCGTTCCAAAGAAAAGGTTCGACGCAGCTCTTCTGCTCCACGGTCTGCCTGACCGGGCATCTGCCTCCAGCCAAGAACAAATCCTGTTTTCAGTGCAACAG GGAGATCCTTCAGCCCAGAGACATGATCACGATTCCAGCAGACGACAGCACCTACATGCACTTTTGTGGCCagttctgtctttctgtctttagaCACAAGAAGAAACTTACTGACAAGGTTCCTGACAAATGGACCGACAAACGACAGGAGAGGAAGCCTGAGAAGCCACCTGAGAAACCAGTGGAGCGACAGGCTGAAAAACCCATTTGCAGTGTCTGCAGAGTCACCAATAGG CAGATTGAACATGAGGTCACCCATCAAGGCCGCCTGCACAGACTCTGCAGTGATGCCTGTTTTGTAACATGGCGCAAGATGCGTCAGTTAGCCATGAACTGCTGCGAGGGCTGTGGACTTTACTGTAACAGCAACTCAGGCTCCTGTCAGACGCTCACGATCGAAAGATCTCAGCTCAACTTTTGTGGTCCTACCTGCATAGGCACCTACAAACAG ACCTGCAGGAAGATGGTCGAGTGTGCCTACTGTCACAAAATCGCGGTAGTGTCCTCCACCATCATGGAACGAGACCAAAGGGGCAAAGTTCAACTTTATTGTTCACCTGCTTGTGTGGAGCAGAGCCGACCCCCCCGACATACTCTCACTG GTACTCCATTTCCATGCTGCCTGTGCAAGGTGTCAGCTGTTCCTCAGTACCATCTGGCCATGGTGGACGGGACTATTCGTAACTTCTGCTCCTATGACTGTGTCTCTATATACAGG AAGTCCGGTCACCCCTCTCAGCCAGACCTGACCAATGGAACCTCCTCTCTCAGGGACCCCTCCATCAGAGATGCACCCAAACCAGGGCCCTCTGCCGGAGCCAGCTCAGTCCCTCCCATCCCTCAGGAGAACTCGTCTTCAGTCCCCTACCCGGGCCATCATCCCAGTCATACCTCAGTGCCCCCACTGGTGCCTCCCTACCCAGCcatgtcctctccctctgtcccagGGCAAGTCCAGGCCAGAGCTCCCACTGGTCAACCCCTGAAACCAACAGAGGGTGGGCTCAGTGACGCCTCCAAACTGACCTGTCACCAGTGCAGCAAACAGTTCAGCACCAAGCCGCTGCTATTCAGTCAGCAA gGCCGTATTTCTATGTTCTGCAGTAAGATCTGCTGTGAACTGTATAAAACCCAGAAAAATATCCTGGCGCTGTGTGAGTCCTGTAAACAGGAGAAGGTCGCATTTGACATCATCAGCTACAACCAACAGGACCTGGTCTTCTGCAGTGAAA GCTgtaagctgctcttcaaacatGACTTGACCTCTCGTAACAAGGATCATCCCTGGCGTCCCTGCACATACTGCTCTGGCATCGGCCAAAAGATGCTGCACAGCCACTATGGAGGCAGGATTGAGGAGTTCTGTAGACCCCACTGCATGTCCCAGTACACTGTACTCTACTATGGA ATGGGGAGATGTGACAGTTGTAGGAAACAGGGCTACATGACGGAGAAGCTGCAGTGTTTGGGCTCAGTCCGTAACTTCTGCAACCTGCCCTGCCTTCTACAGTACTGCTACCAGCATTTTGAAACAAGCCCACACACCAGCAGTAACGGTACTGGAACAGCGCCACAGACACCATATG CTCCAGCCCAGCCCCACCACTCCTCAAAGATGAATCCTGTCATAGCTGATGTCGTCTCACTGGCCAGTGGCTCTGCCACTCAGCCCAGTGTGTCAGCAGATACTGCTCTGACTG GAGCACTTCCAACCTCCAACGTTGATGGCAAGAACCTTGACCAT GCCAGTACTCAGACTGATGCCATGCGTGTGCCTGTGTCCCGTCGACGGCAAATGAAGAACAAGTCGGTTCTGTGTCGACCCTTCACTATGGACCAAGAAAGCATGTGCCAGCTGCCCACACCTTCCACTGAATCAGCAG ctctgtctctgtccgtctctACGTCctcagcaggagaggagaatgtgAAGGTGGTGATGGTACCAGTCCCAATACCGGTCTTCATTCCAGTGCCTATGAACATGTACTCCCAGCACACTCCTGTTCCATTGGCTATGCCCATGCCT GTTCCTGTACCCATGGTAGTACCACCACAGAAGAAGGACACGAGAGATGCAGCTGTCCAATCAGAGCCTTCGGCtgtgaaggaagaaaaacagaatgatgGGCCTGTTTCCAGTGCAG ACCAGAGTACTTCTGATAGTGGAGACATTAAGCCACAAGTGGTCGCTCCCATAATCCGTGAAGATGAGGATACTCAAAAACAAGCCAACCTGCCTTTTACTACAAGTTTAGAGGGGAGCACAGAGTCTGCTGATCCCCAACTTGATGCTCAGCCAGGGAGCACGACGACAAACGACCCACCTACCACCAGTGCCGAGGAtcagcctccctcctctccattgATGGACTTGGAGACTGACTTCCCATGTG aATCATTGGGTCAGAAGTCATCTGCTCCACAGCGAGGGGTAAAGAGACCCAGAGAAAGTTTCTCCGGCCGGAAACGG GGTCGAAGGCGGACTGCTTCACTGGACCGCAGTGCAGTGGTGACTCCGCCCCCCTCCAAACTGAACCACCTGTATGGGGTTAAAGCCTGGAAGAGCTGGGTCCAACAACGCAACAAACAGCCACGAGAAT CTGTAGCTAATCTCGTGGATATTAAAGAAGACATCCTTCAATGTGACTCTGCTGAGCTGAGCTTTGCTCTGTCTCGCTTCATCAGAGAAGTGAGACGGCCCAATGGAGAAACCTACAGCCCGGACAGCATCTTCTACCTCTGTCTGGGGATACAACAG TATCTCTTCATGAAGGGCCGCATAGAGAACATCTTTACTGACGAGCTCTACAGTCAGTTTGCAAGTGAGATCACAGGGATGCTGCGACTCTGGAAGCCTAAATTACTACCTAATG GCAGCGTTGTTTCCTCTCGTGTTGAAGAGTCCTACCTGTGGGAGTGTAAGCAGCTGGGCGCCTACTCACCCATAGTGTTGCTCAACACGCTGCTCTTCTTCTGCACCAAAAAATTCCGCTTCACGACCCTGGCGCAACACCAAAGTCTCTCCTTTGTCAACTTCACTCGACGCTCCAAAGCCTGCAGCCGAGCCGGCAAAGTCCACTACCTCCAGTACCAGAGAAGCAGCTCTGCCACGACCGGCCGGGAAGACACAG AGCGACCCAGAAAAAGGCAGGCGGAGAAAGACGGAGACATGGAGATGCAAGCAAATGTCACCAACCCTCTTCACTGTCCTGTCAGACTCTATGAGTTCTACCTCTCTAGATG CCCAGAGTCAGTGAAGAAGAGAACGGATGTGTTTTACCTCCAGCCTGAACagaatgtgcacacacacag TTCACACTGGTACACCTCTCAGCCGTTAGAGGGAACCACTCTTCAGAGCATGCTCACACGCATCCTGGCTGTCAGAGAGGTTCAGCAGGAACAGGAAGCAGCCCAGCACCAGTCCTCGGCCACCACTGATGATAACAGCTTGCAGTGA